The proteins below come from a single Tachypleus tridentatus isolate NWPU-2018 chromosome 13, ASM421037v1, whole genome shotgun sequence genomic window:
- the LOC143238007 gene encoding techylectin-5B-like: MYNTVKILSILSFFVLTQSDVHHHTACNTVGSLKGIVDSVTELVDLARERISTLEDVFSTTTLQQTFPPIVNDKQNRSFQQSLCVTQTTEQNPPLPEDCASIYKQKLNRTSGVYRIQPRFLNQSISVYCDMETSGGGWTLIQRRGDFGKPFENFYRSWVEYKNGFGNLTQEFWLGNDVIFSLTNQDNIVLRVDLEDFEGSRRYAEYDDFLVRSERELYKMSYKTYKGDAGNSLDHHNNMMFSTKDKDNDKNSGNCVENYKGGWWYNSCYFSNLNGMYYTEDKEDDTSINWYHWKTNTVH; the protein is encoded by the exons atgtacaacactgtgaagatattaagtattttgtctttcttCGTGTTGACCCAGTCTGATGTTCATCATCACACAGCTTGTAATACTGTCGGGTCACTGAAAGGAATAGTGGACTCCGTTACAGAATTAGTAGATCTGGCTAGAGAGAGGATTTCTACATTAGAAG ATGTGTTTTCTACAACCACACTTCAACAAACCTTTCCACCAATTGTTAATGATAAACAAAACCGATCCTTTCAACAATCTCTTTGTGTGACACAAACGACGGAACAAAATCCACCTCTACCAGAAGACTGTGCCAGTAtctataaacaaaaactaaaccgAACCAGTGGTGTCTACAGGATTCAACCACGATTTTTGAACCAGTCGATCTCTGTATACTGTGATATGGAGACATCAGGAGGAGGGTGGACG TTGATCCAGAGAAGAGGAGATTTTGGAAAAccatttgaaaatttttacagaTCGTGGGTGGAATACAAAAACGGTTTTGGAAATTTAACCCAGGAGTTTTGGTtag GCAATGACGTCATTTTCTCGTTGACCAATCAGGACAATATCGTGCTCCGTGTTGATCTGGAAGACTTTGAAGGAAGTCGAAGATATGCAGAGTATGACGATTTCTTGGTACGAAGTGAAAGAGAACTctataaaatgagttacaaaacgtacaagggtgacgcgg gAAATTCTCTCGATCATCACAACAACATGATGTTCAGTACCAAAGATAAAGACAACGATAAAAACAGTGGTAATTGTGTTGAAAACTACAAAGGCGGATGGTGGtataattcatgttatttttctaacttaAACGGCATGTATTACACAGAAGATAAGGAAGACGATACCAGTATTAACTGGTAtcactggaaaacaaacacagtacACTAA